A window of Sulfurovum riftiae contains these coding sequences:
- a CDS encoding prepilin peptidase: MMETTLVALAVFIFGTMIGSFLNVVIYRIPKGESIVFPSSKCQSCQTPLKWWHNIPIFSWLFLQGKCYFCHEKISAQYPVVEFLTGVIFVALYLKLGLVWYLPFVAASFAALFALVMIDFKYMAVPDNVNFAALVFALVQPDFIHAALYAAIAAGGLYLIGLLSSLIARREAMGGADVIVAGTMGALLGFPNFFVAIFLSALLAMIPALIYRERGVPFVPFLAMATFITYLYDAQATQLLEKLIYG; the protein is encoded by the coding sequence ATGATGGAAACCACCCTTGTAGCCTTAGCCGTATTTATTTTTGGAACGATGATCGGTTCTTTTTTGAATGTGGTCATTTACCGTATTCCAAAAGGGGAAAGCATTGTCTTTCCCTCTTCCAAATGCCAGAGCTGTCAGACACCGCTGAAGTGGTGGCACAATATCCCCATCTTCTCCTGGCTTTTCCTTCAGGGAAAATGCTATTTCTGTCATGAAAAGATCTCGGCACAGTACCCTGTTGTCGAATTTCTGACGGGTGTCATTTTTGTTGCACTCTATCTCAAGCTCGGGCTCGTCTGGTATCTGCCCTTCGTTGCCGCCTCTTTTGCCGCACTCTTCGCACTGGTGATGATCGATTTCAAATATATGGCCGTGCCGGACAATGTGAATTTCGCTGCACTTGTCTTTGCCCTGGTACAACCCGACTTCATCCATGCCGCACTCTATGCCGCCATTGCCGCAGGAGGTCTCTACCTCATAGGCCTGCTCTCCTCGCTGATCGCCAGAAGAGAGGCCATGGGCGGTGCGGATGTCATTGTCGCAGGTACCATGGGTGCGCTGCTGGGCTTCCCCAATTTCTTTGTGGCCATCTTCCTCTCTGCACTGCTTGCAATGATCCCTGCACTGATCTACCGTGAAAGAGGTGTCCCGTTCGTGCCTTTCCTGGCCATGGCAACATTCATTACCTATCTGTACGACGCACAAGCTACCCAACTGCTGGAGAAGCTCATCTATGGTTAA
- the uppS gene encoding polyprenyl diphosphate synthase: MTKHPLKNLAIIMDGNGRWANQRGLNRTKGHEKGAEIIRDVTVYCAKHPSIETVTFYAFSTENWKRPKLEVEFLMKLLDRYLQKELETYQKNNVRFMAIGNIEAFSQKLQQRIRMTEEATKNNTDLIHILALNYGGRAEITAAVNRLIAEGKTKVTEADISAALQTPYSDIDLLIRTSGEERVSNYLLWQISYAEFYFTETLWPDFTTQELDEIITDFEQRTRRFGGLS; the protein is encoded by the coding sequence ATGACTAAACATCCGCTCAAAAATCTCGCGATCATCATGGATGGCAACGGCAGATGGGCAAATCAGCGCGGACTCAACCGTACCAAAGGGCATGAGAAGGGGGCAGAGATCATCCGTGACGTCACCGTTTACTGTGCCAAACACCCCAGCATCGAGACCGTGACCTTCTATGCTTTCAGTACGGAAAACTGGAAACGTCCAAAACTGGAAGTGGAATTCCTTATGAAACTGCTTGACCGCTATCTGCAAAAAGAGCTGGAGACCTACCAGAAGAACAATGTGCGATTCATGGCCATCGGAAACATTGAAGCTTTTTCCCAAAAACTGCAGCAGCGTATCAGAATGACGGAAGAAGCTACAAAAAACAATACTGACCTGATCCACATCCTGGCACTCAACTACGGAGGCCGTGCAGAGATCACTGCTGCGGTCAACAGACTCATAGCCGAGGGCAAGACAAAAGTGACCGAAGCTGATATTTCAGCTGCACTGCAGACTCCCTACAGCGATATCGATCTGCTCATTAGAACCAGCGGTGAAGAACGTGTTTCCAACTATCTGCTGTGGCAGATCAGCTATGCGGAGTTCTATTTTACAGAGACGCTCTGGCCGGATTTCACTACACAGGAACTCGATGAGATCATCACCGATTTCGAGCAGCGCACCAGACGATTCGGAGGATTATCATGA
- the coaBC gene encoding bifunctional phosphopantothenoylcysteine decarboxylase/phosphopantothenate--cysteine ligase CoaBC, which produces MQINLNDKSILLGVTGSISAYKACDLARLFVKAGAEVHIVMTPSAERFVSALTFEALTRNPVLTENSESWSSELNHIEIGKKCDVFIVAPATANTLNKLSKGIADNILAQTALAYAGPMLVAPAANTQMLKNHYTTGSLKMLKVNDYTIIEPQEKQLACGDTGSGALADPEEIFFATAKALLKEPFWTDRRVVVTGGGTREKIDDVRYLSNYSSGKMAKAIVLSLYLRGADVCYLTTKDKEGLPAAVYTIDVEDAEEMLEYTQDAVRVAKKGVMSQASMNSSDPRMLIQKTPFLFMVAAVSDFRPKYPQKGKLKKSALGETWSLELVQTPDILSSLNKDGIRTVAFKAEMDAQNGLENAKALLTQKEVDAVCYNLLDDSSGFGSDENEITFITPNEVTPLGKADKLTLSQAILNASKSLSDD; this is translated from the coding sequence ATGCAGATCAACCTCAACGACAAATCCATACTTTTAGGTGTGACCGGAAGTATCTCTGCCTACAAGGCCTGTGACCTGGCAAGACTTTTCGTCAAGGCAGGTGCAGAAGTACACATTGTCATGACACCGAGTGCAGAACGTTTTGTCTCCGCACTTACCTTTGAAGCGTTGACACGCAACCCTGTACTCACGGAAAATTCCGAGAGCTGGAGTTCCGAGCTTAACCACATTGAGATAGGCAAAAAGTGTGATGTCTTTATCGTCGCACCCGCCACTGCCAATACACTCAACAAGCTGAGCAAAGGGATCGCCGACAATATCCTTGCCCAGACCGCGCTTGCCTATGCCGGTCCTATGCTTGTCGCACCTGCAGCCAATACACAGATGCTCAAGAACCACTACACCACCGGCTCGCTCAAGATGCTCAAGGTCAATGACTATACCATCATCGAACCTCAGGAGAAACAGCTTGCCTGCGGAGATACCGGCAGCGGCGCATTGGCAGACCCTGAAGAGATCTTTTTTGCAACAGCCAAAGCACTGCTCAAAGAGCCGTTCTGGACAGACCGCCGTGTGGTCGTCACCGGCGGAGGCACCAGAGAGAAGATCGATGATGTGCGCTATCTTTCCAACTACTCTTCAGGGAAAATGGCAAAAGCCATCGTACTTTCGCTCTATCTCAGAGGGGCGGATGTCTGCTACCTGACCACCAAAGACAAAGAGGGACTTCCTGCTGCTGTCTACACCATCGATGTGGAAGATGCAGAGGAGATGCTCGAATATACACAGGATGCCGTCAGGGTCGCAAAAAAGGGTGTAATGAGCCAGGCCAGCATGAACAGTAGCGACCCGCGCATGCTCATACAGAAGACCCCTTTCCTCTTCATGGTCGCAGCGGTCTCGGACTTCAGACCGAAATATCCTCAGAAGGGAAAACTCAAGAAATCGGCACTGGGAGAGACATGGAGCCTCGAGCTTGTCCAGACACCGGACATTCTTTCCTCGTTGAACAAAGACGGTATCCGTACCGTAGCCTTCAAAGCGGAGATGGATGCACAGAACGGCCTGGAAAATGCCAAAGCACTCCTTACTCAGAAAGAGGTCGATGCAGTCTGCTACAACCTCCTTGATGACAGCAGCGGTTTCGGCAGTGACGAAAATGAGATCACCTTCATTACCCCAAATGAAGTGACTCCGCTTGGCAAGGCAGACAAACTGACACTTTCCCAAGCCATACTGAATGCCTCAAAGAGCCTTTCCGATGACTAA
- a CDS encoding CoA-binding protein has product MECEFPTVNSNPDEIKEIFDSVTTIAVLGLSPDETKASHRVARYLQEVGYKIVPVYPKEETILGEKVYRSLAEIPFEIDMVDIFRKPAAFDAISDACIARGDVKVFWGQLGLVNNAAAKKAEDAGMKVVQNLCSMVAHRDLV; this is encoded by the coding sequence ATGGAATGTGAATTTCCGACCGTCAACAGCAACCCCGATGAGATCAAAGAGATATTCGACAGTGTGACGACCATTGCGGTCCTGGGACTCTCTCCCGATGAGACCAAAGCCAGCCACCGTGTTGCCAGGTACCTTCAGGAGGTCGGGTACAAGATCGTACCGGTCTACCCCAAAGAGGAGACCATATTGGGAGAGAAGGTCTACCGCTCCCTTGCAGAGATCCCTTTTGAGATCGACATGGTAGACATTTTCAGAAAACCCGCCGCTTTCGATGCCATATCCGATGCCTGCATAGCACGGGGAGATGTCAAAGTATTCTGGGGACAGTTGGGCCTGGTCAACAATGCAGCTGCCAAAAAAGCGGAAGATGCAGGGATGAAAGTCGTGCAGAATCTCTGTTCAATGGTCGCACACAGGGATCTGGTGTAG
- a CDS encoding LptF/LptG family permease produces MVNVRGYISSNLAKAFLTIFIPFFLIISLVYLVKISSLTAQIQIDFLELLLLYSYSLPNIIFYTIPLSFIAAVTNTLMKLSQDNELIALYALGLRAKKVLKSILLLGILFSVLLSAISFLGIPMSKQLYNAFKEKKKSEATLNIVPGKLGQKFGEYYIYVKEKDEKSEMFHDMVIYNRTKKDEEQFFSSQKGQLNRDNHVASLLLQEGYGYTYTEEKLQQAKYRTLEVFDTKQKYRFHFQDIITYWALGKTDKHRKGRALFYLFVSFIPLLSVYLVAAFAMINPRYQSNYSFIIIFGVTFFLYLIASSLEKWGNLPSLVIAAVATFVLGRVLFEKRVARYF; encoded by the coding sequence ATGGTTAATGTCAGGGGGTATATCTCGTCAAATCTCGCCAAAGCATTTTTGACTATTTTCATACCCTTTTTTCTGATCATATCACTGGTCTACCTGGTTAAGATATCCTCCCTGACCGCCCAGATACAGATAGATTTCCTGGAACTTCTTCTGCTTTACAGCTACTCCCTGCCCAACATCATATTTTATACCATTCCGCTCTCTTTCATTGCCGCAGTGACCAATACCCTGATGAAACTCTCACAGGACAATGAACTCATCGCCCTCTATGCGCTGGGCCTCAGAGCAAAAAAGGTCCTCAAAAGCATTCTGCTTCTCGGGATCCTCTTCTCCGTACTTCTTTCAGCCATATCCTTTCTGGGTATTCCCATGAGCAAACAGCTCTACAACGCCTTTAAAGAGAAGAAGAAGTCCGAAGCGACACTCAATATCGTTCCGGGGAAACTGGGACAGAAATTCGGTGAGTACTATATCTATGTCAAAGAGAAGGATGAAAAGAGCGAGATGTTCCATGACATGGTCATATACAACCGTACCAAAAAAGATGAAGAGCAGTTCTTCTCTTCCCAAAAAGGCCAGTTGAACCGAGACAATCATGTCGCATCGCTCCTGCTTCAGGAAGGTTATGGTTATACCTACACCGAAGAGAAACTGCAACAGGCAAAATACAGGACCCTGGAAGTCTTTGACACTAAACAGAAGTACCGTTTTCATTTTCAGGATATCATCACCTACTGGGCATTGGGAAAAACAGACAAACACCGCAAAGGGCGGGCGCTTTTCTATCTCTTTGTGAGTTTCATTCCCCTGCTCTCCGTCTACCTTGTAGCTGCCTTTGCCATGATCAACCCACGATATCAGTCCAATTACTCTTTCATCATTATTTTCGGTGTAACATTTTTTCTTTATCTTATCGCTTCATCCCTGGAAAAATGGGGGAATCTCCCGAGCCTTGTCATTGCAGCAGTCGCCACTTTCGTACTTGGCAGGGTCCTCTTCGAGAAACGTGTGGCACGTTACTTCTAA
- a CDS encoding response regulator: protein MNLLNNKNIFSFLIVLVLAGLGGISYQTYFSYNDYRKAEESKKGIHFVELLSQSIDAIAKERLDSANYMGSGGTVADSELKASREVVNHTIDSLEKYVKQNRHLKFQEKRIAMVKKKLAEVRNKIDTLGSDYKDIFYTLYHKEIFQSLMGAIRLISAGEEDPAMKSYLASYTDYMKLNGNVLLEDSGILYVLNGKYPMKDEDLQTWDNLLLQDALPSLKHIPDYALMKSLASIVSADTYGQIGNKERVEVLYGAETGEYKISPKEWMKQSTKKTTYLTQAQHILLGTVQVEVEDRGIETKNTLLQYGAGTLFALFVLLVMLVVNHNINKDKQLFDDTLKDIEAVLNKEQQRELQQLIDKHDVNNIYKFLVNTIREANQAKDLFLANMSHEIRTPLNGIVGFTQLLKSTDPTPDQEEFITVIENSSDNLLAIVNDILDLSKIKADKIELESIPFNAIEKFESAIESYGARAAEKDIELGVFIDPDLPTPLIGDPTKITQIIVNLISNAIKFTSAKGTIDIRIEKTNETDEDVTVKFSVRDTGIGITDEQRGKIFDAFSQADVSTSRKFGGTGLGLAISGKLTSFMGGKLDIDSKEGEGSTFFFSLTLQKGEFASVLQRPKMNGFTVATVLPDKDTDSLLARNLRDYVSATDAKFITYTEDELLREKKNAMPDLLLVDHVYCRRGDELEKYLDLQTRVVLFTTSDKKKQIEAYMERIDKVVYKPVNLTKTFKALEVVYHEIHTVDVSRHEEPAETALFKDIHVLVAEDNAINQKLILNILNKLGLKVTLANNGEEALHLRQKNNYDMIFMDVQMPVMGGIEATKEILTYEEKNRKHHIPIVALTANALQGDREKYLDAGMDDYLSKPLVLEHLMQLLKKYFANKLEKDKKIVMEAEKEAPPVQSPTEESPVKGKVPEAEESSVQEKEAEPVAEEIVVKADILLHHETSLSSKVYATMLRNLGYTVDVADSSIDFMDKVENDYYHYVLFDANSFMKIHCLIADIVHDAGARPFLFVSEKEIGNICCETLSTEPNVEEIKKKLETSV from the coding sequence ATGAATCTGTTAAACAATAAAAATATTTTTTCCTTTCTGATCGTACTTGTCCTTGCCGGGCTGGGAGGAATCTCCTATCAGACGTACTTCTCGTACAATGATTACCGAAAGGCGGAAGAGAGTAAAAAAGGGATCCACTTTGTGGAGTTGCTCAGTCAATCGATCGATGCTATTGCCAAAGAACGCCTGGACAGTGCGAACTATATGGGTAGCGGAGGTACTGTGGCTGACAGTGAATTAAAAGCAAGCCGCGAAGTGGTGAACCATACGATCGATTCTTTGGAGAAATATGTCAAACAAAATAGGCATTTGAAGTTCCAGGAAAAAAGAATTGCCATGGTCAAAAAGAAGCTTGCGGAGGTTAGAAACAAGATCGATACCCTGGGCTCTGACTATAAAGATATCTTTTACACCCTATATCATAAAGAGATCTTTCAATCTCTCATGGGGGCGATCAGACTGATTTCGGCAGGGGAAGAGGACCCTGCCATGAAATCGTATCTTGCAAGTTATACGGATTATATGAAATTAAATGGAAATGTTCTCTTGGAAGACAGTGGGATCCTCTATGTGCTCAATGGGAAATATCCTATGAAGGATGAGGATCTTCAAACCTGGGACAATTTGCTTTTACAGGATGCTTTGCCTTCTCTAAAACATATTCCGGATTATGCTTTAATGAAAAGTCTGGCATCGATCGTTTCAGCCGATACCTATGGCCAGATAGGAAATAAAGAACGTGTCGAGGTTCTGTACGGTGCTGAGACGGGAGAATATAAAATAAGTCCAAAAGAATGGATGAAGCAGAGTACAAAGAAAACAACCTATCTGACACAGGCACAGCATATCCTTCTGGGGACAGTGCAGGTAGAGGTTGAAGACAGGGGTATAGAAACCAAAAATACCTTACTGCAGTATGGTGCAGGAACACTGTTCGCACTGTTTGTACTTTTGGTCATGCTGGTGGTCAATCATAACATCAACAAAGACAAGCAGCTCTTTGATGATACGCTAAAAGACATTGAGGCCGTTTTGAATAAAGAGCAGCAAAGAGAGCTTCAGCAGCTTATCGACAAGCATGATGTCAATAATATTTATAAATTCCTTGTCAATACCATCAGGGAAGCCAACCAGGCCAAAGATCTCTTTCTGGCAAACATGTCACATGAGATCCGTACACCGCTGAACGGGATCGTCGGATTTACCCAACTGTTGAAATCCACCGATCCTACACCTGACCAGGAAGAGTTTATCACGGTCATCGAGAACAGCTCGGATAACCTTCTGGCGATCGTCAATGATATTCTTGATCTTTCAAAGATCAAAGCGGACAAGATCGAATTGGAAAGTATTCCTTTCAATGCCATAGAGAAATTCGAATCTGCCATTGAGTCATACGGGGCAAGAGCAGCGGAAAAAGATATTGAGCTGGGTGTCTTCATAGATCCGGATCTTCCCACGCCATTGATCGGTGATCCGACAAAGATCACCCAGATCATTGTCAATCTTATCAGTAACGCCATCAAGTTTACAAGTGCAAAGGGAACTATTGACATCCGGATCGAAAAGACGAATGAAACAGACGAAGATGTCACTGTAAAATTCTCTGTAAGAGATACAGGGATCGGTATTACGGATGAGCAGAGAGGCAAAATATTCGATGCCTTTTCACAGGCGGATGTCAGTACAAGCAGAAAGTTCGGCGGTACAGGCCTTGGACTGGCGATCTCTGGGAAACTGACCTCGTTCATGGGAGGTAAACTGGATATTGACAGCAAGGAGGGCGAAGGTTCGACATTCTTCTTCTCTCTGACTTTGCAGAAAGGAGAATTCGCTTCAGTCCTGCAAAGACCGAAAATGAATGGCTTTACCGTGGCGACCGTACTTCCCGATAAAGATACAGATAGTCTTCTGGCACGCAATCTGCGTGATTATGTGAGTGCGACTGATGCAAAATTCATTACCTATACCGAGGATGAATTGCTGCGGGAGAAAAAGAATGCAATGCCGGATCTGCTTCTTGTAGACCATGTTTATTGCCGTCGCGGTGATGAACTTGAAAAATATCTGGATCTGCAGACAAGGGTCGTACTTTTTACAACAAGTGACAAGAAAAAGCAGATCGAAGCATATATGGAGAGGATCGACAAGGTTGTCTATAAACCGGTCAATCTTACCAAAACGTTCAAAGCACTCGAAGTTGTTTATCATGAAATACATACAGTTGATGTATCACGCCATGAAGAACCGGCTGAAACTGCACTGTTCAAAGACATTCATGTGCTGGTAGCCGAAGACAATGCGATCAATCAAAAACTCATTTTGAATATTTTGAACAAACTGGGCTTGAAAGTGACGCTTGCCAATAATGGTGAAGAGGCATTGCATTTACGCCAGAAGAATAACTATGATATGATCTTTATGGATGTCCAAATGCCTGTGATGGGAGGGATTGAAGCGACAAAAGAGATTTTGACTTATGAAGAAAAAAACCGTAAGCATCATATTCCTATCGTTGCATTAACTGCAAATGCGCTGCAGGGGGACAGAGAAAAATATCTCGATGCAGGTATGGATGATTACCTCTCCAAACCTCTTGTGCTTGAACATTTGATGCAGTTGCTGAAGAAGTATTTTGCAAACAAATTGGAAAAGGACAAAAAGATCGTCATGGAGGCGGAAAAGGAGGCTCCGCCGGTACAAAGTCCTACAGAGGAAAGCCCTGTCAAAGGTAAAGTGCCTGAAGCTGAAGAGTCTTCTGTCCAGGAAAAAGAAGCAGAGCCGGTTGCTGAAGAGATAGTCGTTAAAGCGGATATTCTCCTGCATCATGAAACTTCCCTATCTTCAAAAGTGTATGCAACCATGTTGCGTAACCTGGGGTATACAGTAGATGTAGCGGATTCTTCCATAGATTTTATGGACAAAGTTGAGAACGACTATTACCACTATGTACTTTTTGATGCCAATTCATTTATGAAGATACATTGCCTTATAGCTGATATTGTGCATGATGCAGGTGCCCGGCCTTTCCTTTTTGTTTCAGAGAAAGAGATCGGGAATATATGCTGTGAAACGTTAAGTACGGAGCCTAATGTCGAGGAGATAAAGAAAAAGCTGGAAACATCAGTATAG
- the trmA gene encoding tRNA (uridine(54)-C5)-methyltransferase TrmA, with protein MICKHFGSCGSCGLYDLSYPEQLQRKEERVSSLLAPFYTEELEVFDSPASHYRARSEFRIWHEGDRCDYAMGNIEKKGAVTIAECPKVIEPIEKRMWKLLEKINASPEVLKQRLFSVEFLATTTDECLITMLYHRRLDDVWASEARLLEAELNCKIMGRSRKQKVILSDEFVTEKLEIDGRTFTYVQYESGFTQPNPVVNVKMIEWAITQAKKVGHGDFLESYCGLGNFTLPLSHYFEKVLATEISKRSIHAALENCKLNGIDNITFTRLASEEMTEALNGVREFSRLKGIDLKSYNFSTVLVDPPRAGLDEGTIKLISNIDNIIYISCNPETLARDLETLTLTHEVKEAAMYDQFPHTEHVESGVFLVRK; from the coding sequence ATGATATGTAAACATTTTGGTTCTTGCGGTTCCTGTGGACTGTATGACTTGAGCTATCCGGAACAGTTACAACGAAAAGAGGAGAGGGTCTCTTCTCTTCTGGCACCTTTTTATACGGAAGAACTTGAAGTGTTCGATTCACCCGCTTCCCACTACAGAGCAAGGTCCGAATTCCGTATCTGGCATGAGGGTGACAGGTGTGATTATGCCATGGGGAACATAGAGAAGAAAGGTGCCGTCACCATTGCAGAGTGTCCAAAAGTCATAGAGCCTATAGAAAAGCGCATGTGGAAGCTGCTCGAAAAGATCAATGCATCTCCCGAAGTGCTAAAACAGAGGCTTTTTTCTGTGGAGTTCCTTGCAACAACAACTGATGAATGTCTTATTACCATGCTGTACCACAGAAGACTCGATGATGTCTGGGCTTCCGAAGCCAGGCTGCTTGAAGCCGAACTCAATTGCAAGATCATGGGGCGAAGCCGCAAACAGAAAGTGATACTTTCCGATGAATTCGTGACAGAAAAACTTGAGATAGACGGCAGAACATTTACCTACGTACAGTATGAAAGCGGCTTTACACAGCCCAACCCTGTAGTCAATGTGAAGATGATTGAGTGGGCGATCACACAGGCCAAAAAAGTAGGGCACGGGGATTTTCTGGAGAGTTACTGCGGTCTGGGCAATTTTACGCTGCCCCTTTCGCACTATTTTGAGAAAGTACTTGCAACGGAGATCTCCAAACGCTCCATTCATGCCGCACTGGAGAACTGCAAACTGAACGGTATCGACAATATTACCTTTACCAGACTGGCATCTGAGGAGATGACTGAAGCATTGAACGGAGTACGCGAATTCTCCCGTCTCAAGGGGATCGACCTGAAATCATACAATTTCTCGACCGTATTGGTAGATCCGCCGCGTGCGGGACTGGATGAAGGAACGATCAAACTGATCTCAAATATAGACAATATCATTTACATTTCCTGTAATCCGGAAACACTTGCCCGTGATCTGGAAACACTGACCCTCACACACGAGGTAAAAGAGGCAGCAATGTATGACCAGTTCCCACATACCGAGCATGTGGAGAGCGGAGTATTCTTAGTTAGAAAATAA
- the glmU gene encoding bifunctional UDP-N-acetylglucosamine diphosphorylase/glucosamine-1-phosphate N-acetyltransferase GlmU, translating to MSISVVILAAGQGTRMKSAKPKVLHEISGKPMLFHAIDAAQELSDDITVVLYHQAERIETMIEEHYENIRFHLQDAQQYPGTGGAMKGITTKHERTLILNGDMPLITKASLEALTSGKADINMSVIELEDPSGYGRVIIENGEVREIVEQKDCTPEQLATKTVNAGIYAVDTALLERYIPQLSNDNAQAEYYLTDIVKMAVDEGKSVHPVYVPEEEFKGVNSKLDLAHAEVIMQRRIKEALMMAGVIMRLPDTIYIDCRATFEGECILENGVSIQGESRLVNAHIKTNSVIEEAHIENSDVGPMGRIRPGTTLVDTHIGNFVEVKKSTLTGVKAGHLAYIGDATIDEGSNIGAGVITCNYDGKNKFQTKIGKNVFVGSDTQLVAPVSIEDDVIIAAGTTVNKDVEKGVLVISRIPMRTVKNFFYKFFGDT from the coding sequence ATGTCGATAAGTGTTGTCATCCTTGCCGCAGGCCAGGGCACAAGAATGAAGTCTGCCAAACCCAAAGTCCTTCATGAGATCTCGGGCAAACCGATGCTCTTTCATGCCATCGATGCAGCGCAGGAACTCTCCGATGATATCACGGTTGTACTCTACCATCAGGCGGAGCGTATTGAAACGATGATCGAAGAACACTATGAAAATATCCGTTTTCACCTGCAGGATGCACAGCAGTACCCGGGAACAGGCGGTGCGATGAAAGGCATAACGACCAAACATGAACGTACACTTATCCTCAACGGAGATATGCCGCTTATCACCAAAGCCTCTCTTGAAGCACTTACTTCAGGAAAAGCAGATATCAACATGTCGGTCATCGAACTTGAAGACCCATCCGGATACGGGCGTGTCATCATCGAGAACGGAGAAGTCAGGGAGATCGTTGAGCAGAAGGACTGTACACCGGAACAGCTGGCCACCAAAACGGTCAATGCAGGTATCTATGCTGTCGATACAGCCCTTTTGGAGCGCTACATCCCGCAACTGAGCAATGACAATGCCCAGGCAGAGTACTACCTCACCGATATCGTTAAGATGGCTGTCGATGAGGGCAAAAGTGTGCACCCCGTCTATGTACCTGAAGAGGAGTTCAAAGGGGTCAACTCCAAACTCGACCTTGCCCATGCAGAGGTGATCATGCAGCGGCGCATCAAAGAAGCTTTGATGATGGCAGGAGTGATCATGAGGCTGCCCGATACCATCTACATCGACTGCCGTGCCACTTTCGAGGGAGAGTGCATCCTTGAGAATGGTGTGAGTATCCAGGGAGAGAGCCGACTTGTCAATGCACATATCAAGACCAACTCCGTTATTGAAGAAGCTCACATCGAAAATTCCGATGTAGGGCCAATGGGACGTATCAGACCGGGGACGACCCTGGTAGATACACATATCGGAAATTTTGTAGAGGTGAAGAAATCGACACTGACAGGAGTCAAAGCAGGACATCTTGCCTATATCGGCGATGCCACCATCGATGAAGGCTCCAATATCGGTGCGGGGGTCATTACCTGCAACTACGACGGCAAGAACAAATTTCAGACAAAGATCGGCAAAAATGTCTTTGTCGGGTCGGACACACAGCTTGTCGCACCTGTAAGCATCGAAGATGATGTCATTATCGCTGCAGGGACCACAGTGAACAAAGATGTGGAAAAAGGCGTTCTCGTCATTTCCAGGATCCCCATGAGAACCGTTAAAAACTTTTTCTATAAATTCTTCGGAGACACATAA
- the truA gene encoding tRNA pseudouridine(38-40) synthase TruA translates to MKVKAVISYDGSAYQGFQKQTSTKRTVTSAIEKALGDLQIDSAITGSGRTDAGVHATGQVIHFDLPEFWNDPAKLKRTLNRKLSRIHFKHISEVPDDFHARFSAKKRIYRYVFKENEPSVFEKKYISHYSGFNTDILREALSIFIGEHDFAYFHKTGSDIHTTVREIYRTDYRQHGKHHFVYFSANGFLRSQVRMMVEAAMLCAQKELTLQQLHRQLEGKERHTTGLAQPQGLYLARILY, encoded by the coding sequence GTGAAAGTAAAAGCGGTGATTTCTTATGATGGCAGTGCTTATCAGGGCTTTCAGAAACAGACCTCGACAAAGAGAACCGTCACTTCAGCCATAGAAAAAGCCCTTGGGGACCTGCAGATCGATTCGGCCATTACAGGCAGCGGACGCACCGATGCCGGAGTACATGCCACCGGACAGGTCATTCATTTCGACCTGCCTGAATTCTGGAATGACCCGGCCAAACTCAAGAGAACATTGAACAGGAAACTCTCCAGGATACATTTCAAACATATCTCAGAGGTTCCTGATGATTTTCATGCACGCTTCTCTGCCAAAAAACGTATATACAGATATGTTTTCAAAGAGAATGAACCTTCTGTCTTCGAGAAAAAATATATCTCACATTACAGCGGTTTCAATACCGATATCCTTCGCGAGGCATTATCGATATTTATAGGAGAACATGATTTTGCCTATTTCCACAAAACAGGGTCAGATATACATACCACGGTCAGAGAGATCTACAGAACAGACTATCGGCAGCACGGGAAGCATCACTTCGTCTACTTCTCGGCCAACGGATTTTTGCGTTCACAGGTAAGGATGATGGTAGAAGCTGCCATGCTGTGTGCGCAAAAAGAGCTTACCCTTCAACAGTTGCACAGGCAGTTGGAGGGCAAAGAGAGACATACTACCGGCCTTGCACAGCCGCAGGGGCTTTATCTGGCAAGGATCCTATACTGA